In one window of Rathayibacter caricis DSM 15933 DNA:
- the treY gene encoding malto-oligosyltrehalose synthase, with amino-acid sequence MRLPASTYRLQIRSGFDLDEAAQVADYVRSLGADWLYFSPLLTAEPGSDHGYDVVDHSQVDPARGGGEGLAHASAAAKAEGLGVLIDIVPNHMGVATPSENSWWWDLLKNGTSSRYASAFDVDWEAGGGKLRVPILGDGASEGDSDSELDALEVVGDELHYYENRLPIAPGTAHPGDSGRTVHARQSYELVNWRRADAELNYRRFFAVNTLAAITVERPEVFDASHAEIVRWFTEGLADGLRVDHPDGLADPGGYLDDLARAIGGAPVWVEKILEGDEALPAHWATVGTTGYDALADIDRILVDPEARSVLEGLDAELGHGGPPVVWADLIHDTKRGIADGILRSEVLRLARLIPSVDGADDALAELLATFPVYRSYLPYGAEHLEHARLDAVRRRPEIADTIDRVAALLGETGTAVSVRFQQTSGMVMAKGVEDTAFYRYSRLTSLNEVGADPDEFAIDLEEFHRRQGVRQSSFPASLTTLSTHDTKRGEDTRARITALAEEPEVWAETLRSLHSLVGFGDGPVEHLLWEAIVGSWPASRERLHAYAEKASREAGSSTTWTAPDEAFEERMHAAVDAAFDDSRVRSLIEGTVARVKGIGWSNSLSAKLVQLTAPGTPDVYQGSELWETSLVDPDNRRPVDFAERRALLERIDGGWLPPIDEEGAAKLLVTSRALRLRRDRPELFTRYAPVSAIGEAAEHAVAFDRGGALTVATRLPHRLVEAGGWGGTVVVLPGHPVEDLLTGRTFAGGVTPVAEILGGGLPVALLVPVV; translated from the coding sequence GTGCGACTGCCCGCTTCGACCTACCGACTCCAGATCCGCTCCGGCTTCGATCTCGACGAGGCGGCGCAGGTCGCCGATTACGTGCGCTCCCTGGGCGCCGACTGGCTCTACTTCTCGCCGTTGCTGACGGCGGAGCCGGGCTCCGACCACGGCTACGACGTCGTCGACCACTCGCAGGTCGACCCGGCCCGCGGCGGCGGCGAGGGACTGGCCCACGCCTCCGCTGCGGCGAAGGCCGAGGGCTTGGGCGTGCTCATCGACATCGTGCCGAACCACATGGGCGTCGCGACGCCGAGTGAGAACTCGTGGTGGTGGGACCTCCTGAAGAACGGGACGTCCTCGCGCTACGCGTCCGCGTTCGACGTCGACTGGGAGGCGGGCGGCGGGAAGCTGCGCGTGCCGATCCTGGGCGACGGCGCGAGCGAGGGCGACAGCGACAGCGAGCTCGACGCGCTCGAGGTCGTCGGCGACGAGTTGCACTACTACGAGAACCGCCTGCCGATCGCTCCGGGGACGGCGCATCCCGGCGACTCCGGACGCACGGTGCACGCGCGGCAGAGCTACGAGCTCGTCAACTGGCGGCGCGCGGACGCCGAGCTGAACTACCGCCGCTTCTTCGCGGTGAACACCCTCGCCGCCATCACGGTCGAGCGTCCCGAGGTGTTCGACGCCTCGCACGCCGAGATCGTGCGCTGGTTCACCGAGGGGCTCGCGGACGGCCTCCGGGTGGACCACCCCGACGGACTCGCCGACCCGGGCGGGTACCTCGACGACCTCGCCCGCGCCATCGGCGGGGCACCGGTCTGGGTCGAGAAGATCCTCGAGGGCGACGAGGCGCTGCCCGCGCACTGGGCGACCGTCGGGACCACCGGCTACGACGCCCTCGCGGACATCGACCGGATCCTCGTGGACCCGGAGGCGCGGAGCGTGCTCGAAGGACTGGACGCCGAGCTCGGCCACGGCGGACCGCCGGTCGTCTGGGCCGACCTCATCCACGACACGAAGCGCGGCATCGCCGACGGGATCCTGCGCTCCGAGGTGCTCCGCCTCGCGCGGCTGATCCCCTCGGTGGACGGGGCGGACGACGCTCTCGCCGAGCTGCTCGCGACCTTCCCGGTCTATCGCAGCTACCTGCCCTACGGCGCCGAGCACCTGGAGCACGCCCGCCTCGACGCGGTGCGGCGCCGACCCGAGATCGCCGACACGATCGACCGGGTCGCCGCGCTGCTCGGCGAGACCGGCACCGCCGTCTCCGTCCGGTTCCAGCAGACCTCCGGCATGGTGATGGCGAAGGGCGTCGAGGACACGGCGTTCTACCGCTACAGCCGGCTCACGTCGCTCAACGAGGTCGGGGCCGACCCGGACGAGTTCGCGATCGACCTCGAGGAGTTCCACCGCCGGCAGGGCGTGCGGCAGTCCTCGTTCCCCGCCTCGCTCACGACCCTCTCGACGCACGACACGAAGCGCGGGGAGGACACCCGCGCCAGGATCACCGCGCTGGCGGAGGAGCCCGAGGTCTGGGCCGAGACTCTGCGCTCGCTGCACTCGCTCGTCGGCTTCGGCGACGGTCCCGTCGAGCACCTCCTCTGGGAGGCGATCGTCGGATCCTGGCCCGCGTCGCGGGAGCGGCTGCACGCGTACGCCGAGAAGGCGTCGCGCGAAGCCGGCAGCTCGACGACGTGGACCGCGCCCGACGAGGCGTTCGAGGAGCGGATGCACGCCGCCGTGGACGCCGCCTTCGACGACTCCCGCGTGCGGAGCCTGATCGAGGGGACCGTCGCCCGGGTGAAGGGGATCGGCTGGTCGAACAGCCTCTCGGCGAAGCTCGTGCAGCTGACCGCCCCCGGGACCCCCGACGTCTACCAGGGGAGCGAGCTGTGGGAGACCTCGCTCGTGGACCCCGACAACCGCCGCCCGGTCGACTTCGCCGAGCGCCGCGCGCTGCTCGAGCGGATCGACGGCGGCTGGCTGCCGCCGATCGACGAGGAGGGGGCCGCCAAGCTGCTCGTCACCTCGCGCGCGCTGCGGCTGCGCCGCGACCGGCCGGAGCTGTTCACCCGCTACGCGCCGGTCTCGGCGATCGGCGAGGCGGCCGAGCACGCCGTCGCCTTCGACCGGGGCGGCGCCCTGACGGTCGCGACGCGGCTCCCGCACCGGCTGGTCGAGGCCGGCGGCTGGGGCGGCACCGTCGTCGTGCTGCCGGGCCACCCGGTCGAGGATCTGCTCACCGGACGGACCTTCGCCGGTGGGGTCACCCCCGTCGCGGAGATCCTCGGCGGCGGCCTCCCCGTCGCCCTGCTCGTCCCGGTCGTCTGA
- the glgX gene encoding glycogen debranching protein GlgX produces METWPGTAYPLGATFDGSGTNFALFSEVAERVELCLFDDDGTETRVDVLESDAYVWHCYLPQVQPGQKYGYRIHGPYDPAAGQRCNPNKLLLDPYAKAVSGEIDWDQSLFSYTFGDPDSTNDEDSAPHMMMGVVINPFFDWAGDRRPRISYDRTVIYEAHVKGLTKSHPDIPEELRGTYAGVAHPAVIAHLKHLGITAIELMPVHQFVNDSTLIEKGLSNYWGYNTIGFFAPQNTYSSTGDQGQQVQEFKSMVRALHAAGIEVILDVVYNHTAEGNHLGPSLSFRGIDNEAYYRLVDDDKRYYMDYTGTGNTLNVRHPHSLQLIMDSLRYWVTEMRVDGFRFDLASALAREFYDVDRLSTFFELVQQDPVVSQVKLIAEPWDVGPGGYQVGNFPPQWTEWNGKYRDTVRDFWRGEPSTLGEFASRLTGSADLYARSGRRPVASINFVTAHDGFTLRDLVSYNEKHNDANGEDNNDGESHNRSWNHGVEGPTDDPKVLGLRARQQRNFLATMLISQGVPMILHGDELGRSQNGNNNTYAQDSELTWIDWSTADRPLLEFTAALIRLRAEHPTFRRGRFFDGRPVVRGSEEPLPDIVWFKADGTEMSPEDWDSGLGRSVGIYLNGNGIRERDERGLPVTDDSFLLYFNADDVDVEFSVPSDEYAALWSVLVDTAGAEADSIPRPAGAMLTVQAKSLVILQEHSAPEPEVDHSVAASLASLAATSAIPIIASTSPHSESTDSATASSTGA; encoded by the coding sequence GTGGAGACCTGGCCCGGAACCGCCTACCCCTTGGGCGCCACTTTCGACGGAAGCGGCACGAACTTCGCTCTCTTCAGCGAGGTCGCCGAGCGCGTCGAGCTCTGCCTGTTCGACGACGACGGCACCGAGACGCGCGTCGACGTGCTCGAATCGGACGCCTACGTCTGGCACTGCTACCTGCCGCAGGTGCAGCCCGGCCAGAAGTACGGCTACCGCATCCACGGCCCGTACGACCCGGCCGCAGGGCAGCGCTGCAACCCGAACAAGCTGCTGCTCGACCCCTACGCGAAGGCCGTCTCGGGCGAGATCGACTGGGACCAGTCGCTCTTCTCGTACACCTTCGGCGACCCGGACTCGACGAACGACGAGGACTCGGCGCCGCACATGATGATGGGCGTCGTCATCAACCCGTTCTTCGACTGGGCGGGGGACCGCCGTCCGCGCATCTCCTACGACCGCACGGTCATCTACGAGGCGCACGTGAAGGGGCTCACGAAGAGCCACCCCGACATCCCGGAGGAGCTGCGCGGCACGTACGCGGGCGTCGCGCACCCCGCGGTCATCGCGCACCTCAAGCACCTGGGCATCACGGCGATCGAGCTGATGCCGGTGCACCAGTTCGTCAACGACTCGACCCTGATCGAGAAGGGCCTCTCGAACTACTGGGGCTACAACACGATCGGCTTCTTCGCACCGCAGAACACCTACTCGTCCACGGGTGACCAGGGCCAGCAGGTCCAGGAGTTCAAGAGCATGGTGCGCGCGCTGCACGCGGCCGGCATCGAGGTCATCCTCGACGTGGTCTACAACCACACCGCCGAAGGGAACCACCTCGGCCCGTCGCTCTCGTTCCGCGGCATCGACAACGAGGCGTACTACCGGCTCGTCGACGACGACAAGCGCTACTACATGGACTACACCGGGACCGGGAACACCCTCAACGTCCGGCACCCCCACTCGCTGCAGCTGATCATGGACTCGCTGCGCTACTGGGTGACCGAGATGCGCGTCGACGGCTTCCGCTTCGACCTCGCCTCGGCGCTCGCCCGCGAGTTCTACGACGTCGACCGGCTCTCGACCTTCTTCGAGCTCGTGCAGCAGGATCCGGTGGTCTCGCAGGTCAAGCTCATCGCCGAGCCGTGGGATGTCGGACCCGGCGGCTACCAGGTCGGCAACTTCCCGCCGCAGTGGACGGAGTGGAACGGCAAGTACCGCGACACGGTCCGCGACTTCTGGCGCGGCGAGCCGTCGACGCTGGGCGAGTTCGCCTCACGGCTGACCGGATCGGCCGACCTGTACGCGCGCTCCGGTCGCCGCCCGGTCGCCTCGATCAACTTCGTGACGGCCCACGACGGGTTCACCCTGCGCGACCTCGTCTCGTACAACGAGAAGCACAACGACGCCAACGGCGAGGACAACAACGACGGGGAGTCGCACAACCGCTCCTGGAACCACGGAGTCGAGGGGCCGACGGACGACCCGAAGGTCCTGGGCCTCCGCGCCCGGCAGCAGCGCAACTTCCTGGCGACCATGCTCATCTCGCAGGGCGTGCCGATGATCCTGCACGGCGACGAGCTGGGCCGCTCGCAGAACGGCAACAACAACACCTACGCCCAGGACAGCGAGCTGACCTGGATCGACTGGTCGACCGCGGATCGCCCGCTGCTGGAGTTCACGGCCGCGCTGATCCGCCTGCGCGCCGAGCATCCCACGTTCCGCCGCGGCCGCTTCTTCGACGGCCGGCCCGTCGTCCGCGGCTCGGAGGAGCCCCTGCCCGACATCGTCTGGTTCAAGGCCGACGGCACGGAGATGTCGCCGGAGGACTGGGACTCGGGCCTGGGCCGCTCGGTCGGCATCTACCTCAACGGCAACGGGATCCGCGAGCGCGACGAGCGCGGACTGCCCGTGACGGACGACAGCTTCCTCCTCTACTTCAACGCCGACGACGTCGACGTGGAGTTCTCGGTGCCCAGCGACGAGTACGCCGCGCTGTGGAGCGTGCTCGTGGACACCGCGGGCGCCGAGGCGGACTCGATCCCGCGTCCGGCCGGCGCGATGCTGACGGTGCAGGCCAAGTCGCTCGTGATCCTCCAGGAGCACAGCGCCCCGGAGCCGGAGGTGGACCACTCGGTGGCCGCCTCGCTGGCCTCGCTGGCCGCGACCTCCGCGATCCCGATCATCGCCTCCACCAGCCCCCACTCGGAGTCGACCGACTCCGCGACCGCCTCTTCGACAGGAGCCTGA
- a CDS encoding DEAD/DEAH box helicase, which produces MNSPSSFGHQVGTSAAEHLSPSFPGRAPWGTANKLRAWQAEALEAYFQTEPRDFLAAATPGAGKTTFALRLAAELLHNRTVDRITVVAPTEHLKRQWAEAAHRVGIRLDPTFTNRMGRHARHYHGVAVTYAQIAVRPELHRELTLSGRSLVILDEVHHGGDALSWGDAIREAFEPAVRRLSLTGTPFRSDTAPIPFVSYLPDEEGIRTSLTDYAYGYGRALADGVVRPVLFMVYAGQMRWKSKAGDEMEARLGEGNTKDITSQAWRTALDPKGDWIPSVLRAANTRLSEVRRAIPDAGGLVIATDHYAARAYAAMLREISGEPVTVVLSDEKEASDRIEEFSKDTSRWMVAVRMVSEGVDVPRLAVGVYATSASTPLFFAQAIGRFVRARRRGETASIFLPNVPGLLALASSMEQQRDHALDRKSSDDEEYPEADLMADAERQEKASSDLLEEGRFESLGSAATFDRVVYEGAEFGMEVEVESEEELDFIGLPGLLEPDQVRELLQHRQQRQAKRAGTRPGAAAAPEAKESEIPAPLYRTLKEQRSLLNSLVGLWARNTGETHGQVHTELRRLCGGPAVAQASVTQLQARIDLLRRRIGSH; this is translated from the coding sequence GTGAACAGTCCCTCGAGCTTCGGTCATCAGGTCGGCACCTCCGCTGCGGAGCACCTGTCCCCGTCGTTCCCGGGCCGAGCTCCGTGGGGCACGGCGAACAAGCTGCGGGCCTGGCAGGCGGAGGCGCTCGAGGCGTACTTCCAGACCGAGCCGCGCGACTTCCTCGCCGCTGCGACCCCCGGCGCGGGCAAGACGACCTTCGCCCTCCGGCTCGCGGCCGAGCTGCTGCACAACCGCACCGTCGACCGCATCACCGTGGTCGCTCCGACCGAGCACCTCAAGCGCCAGTGGGCCGAGGCCGCGCACCGCGTCGGCATCCGCCTGGACCCCACCTTCACGAACCGGATGGGGCGCCACGCCCGGCACTACCACGGCGTCGCCGTCACCTACGCGCAGATCGCGGTGCGCCCGGAGCTCCACCGCGAGCTCACCCTCTCGGGGCGCTCGCTCGTGATCCTCGACGAGGTGCACCACGGCGGCGACGCGCTCAGCTGGGGCGACGCGATCCGCGAGGCGTTCGAGCCCGCCGTGCGGCGCCTGTCGCTGACCGGGACGCCGTTCCGCTCGGACACGGCGCCGATCCCGTTCGTCAGCTACCTGCCCGACGAGGAGGGCATCCGCACCTCGCTGACCGATTACGCCTACGGGTACGGCCGCGCCCTGGCCGACGGCGTCGTCCGCCCGGTGCTCTTCATGGTGTACGCGGGTCAGATGCGCTGGAAGTCGAAGGCCGGCGACGAGATGGAGGCGCGGCTCGGCGAGGGCAACACGAAGGACATCACCTCTCAGGCGTGGCGCACGGCGCTGGACCCCAAGGGCGACTGGATCCCGTCGGTGCTGCGCGCCGCCAACACGCGCCTCAGCGAGGTGCGCCGCGCGATCCCCGACGCCGGCGGGCTGGTGATCGCGACCGACCACTACGCCGCCCGCGCCTATGCCGCGATGCTGCGCGAGATCAGCGGTGAGCCCGTCACCGTCGTCCTCTCGGACGAGAAGGAGGCGAGCGACCGGATCGAGGAGTTCTCGAAGGACACCAGCCGGTGGATGGTCGCCGTGCGGATGGTGTCGGAGGGCGTGGACGTGCCGCGGCTGGCCGTGGGCGTCTACGCGACGTCGGCGTCGACTCCGCTGTTCTTCGCGCAGGCGATCGGCCGCTTCGTGCGGGCCCGGCGCCGCGGCGAGACCGCGTCGATCTTCCTCCCGAACGTGCCGGGGCTGCTCGCGCTCGCGAGCTCGATGGAGCAGCAGCGCGACCACGCGCTCGACCGGAAGAGCTCGGACGACGAGGAGTACCCCGAGGCCGACCTGATGGCCGACGCCGAGCGGCAGGAGAAGGCGTCCTCCGATCTGCTCGAGGAGGGGCGGTTCGAGTCGCTCGGCTCCGCCGCGACCTTCGACCGGGTCGTCTACGAGGGCGCCGAGTTCGGCATGGAGGTCGAGGTCGAGAGCGAGGAGGAGCTCGACTTCATCGGCCTCCCCGGGCTCCTCGAGCCCGACCAGGTGCGCGAGCTCCTGCAGCACCGGCAGCAGCGGCAGGCGAAGCGCGCCGGCACCCGCCCGGGCGCCGCGGCAGCTCCGGAGGCGAAGGAGAGCGAGATCCCCGCGCCGCTCTACCGCACCCTCAAGGAGCAGCGGAGCCTCCTGAACTCGCTCGTCGGGCTGTGGGCGCGCAACACGGGGGAGACCCACGGCCAGGTGCACACCGAGCTGCGGCGGCTCTGCGGCGGGCCGGCCGTCGCCCAGGCCAGCGTCACCCAGCTGCAGGCGCGCATCGACCTGCTGCGGCGGAGGATCGGCTCGCACTGA
- a CDS encoding SGNH/GDSL hydrolase family protein, with amino-acid sequence MVEQRHPWSRYVALGDSFTEGIGDPEPASPGGHRGWADRVAEVLGSQVDDFAYANLAVRGKLLQQILDEQVEPALELRPDLITISAGGNDVIRPGTDPDDIAARFESGLERLRADDATVVLFTGVDVGFSPVFGRIRGKVAIYNENLRALAKRYDCIVADQWSLQEIQDVRMWAPDRLHLNPHGHHEVARMVLEALAVENSLRPLAPEPLPTPTWRAARTEDVKWAREYLVPWVLRRVRHQSSGDFITAKRPSAEPYRADAERAQPAPSAPGTAAPGNATPEEVAADIATAGVRIVVEGD; translated from the coding sequence ATGGTCGAGCAGCGTCATCCGTGGTCCCGCTACGTCGCCCTGGGCGATTCGTTCACCGAGGGGATCGGCGATCCCGAGCCCGCCAGCCCCGGCGGTCACCGCGGATGGGCCGACCGCGTCGCCGAGGTGCTGGGCAGCCAGGTCGACGACTTCGCCTACGCGAACCTGGCCGTCCGCGGGAAGCTGCTCCAGCAGATCCTCGACGAGCAGGTCGAGCCGGCGCTGGAGCTGCGCCCGGACCTCATCACGATCTCCGCGGGCGGCAACGACGTGATCCGCCCGGGCACCGACCCGGACGACATCGCCGCGCGCTTCGAGTCGGGCCTGGAGCGGCTGCGCGCGGACGACGCGACGGTCGTGCTCTTCACCGGCGTCGACGTCGGCTTCTCCCCCGTCTTCGGGCGCATCCGCGGCAAGGTCGCGATCTACAACGAGAACCTGCGCGCGCTCGCCAAGCGCTACGACTGCATCGTCGCCGACCAGTGGTCGCTGCAGGAGATCCAGGACGTGCGGATGTGGGCGCCCGACCGCCTGCACCTCAACCCGCACGGGCACCACGAGGTCGCCCGCATGGTTCTCGAGGCGCTCGCCGTCGAGAACTCGCTCCGGCCGCTCGCTCCGGAGCCGCTGCCCACGCCGACCTGGCGCGCGGCGCGCACCGAGGACGTGAAGTGGGCGCGCGAGTACCTCGTGCCGTGGGTGCTGCGGCGCGTGCGCCACCAGTCCTCGGGCGACTTCATCACGGCCAAGCGCCCGTCCGCGGAGCCCTACCGTGCCGACGCCGAGCGCGCGCAGCCCGCCCCCTCCGCACCGGGCACCGCGGCGCCGGGCAACGCGACGCCCGAGGAGGTCGCCGCCGACATCGCGACGGCCGGCGTCCGCATCGTCGTCGAGGGCGACTGA
- a CDS encoding D-alanyl-D-alanine carboxypeptidase family protein, translating into MSSPTRPDDSPIDVLGAVLPEQPAGPPPRRRRVGAIIGGALAVVLVGAGGAYSATAASAELPVATALVAQTPGATTEAPVLAWPAYGSGAIGAVGFDDAEQDGVLASYGSTEPVPTGSIAKVVTALVILAARPIADGTDGADITFTSADVGHYTDSLAENGSVAPVSAGLELTQREALTVLMLPSANNYSKSLAIWAFGSEEAYLAAARTWLDQQGLTRTVVTDTSGLSPDTVSTTSDMVRLGELLVADPVLAPIVALPRADVPGVGVVQNTNTLLGRGGVDGIKTGTTDEAGSCLLFSVDTVVEGEPVTLVGVVVGARTHPQLASDILTLLPSVEAGFRTVPLTTEGQDFGSYTSLWGESAVAETPEARSVLTWGAVTTSTTVELDPLETVADGAGVGTATVSVNGTPYELPLVADGSIEDPGFGWRASHPAELLG; encoded by the coding sequence GTGAGCTCCCCGACGCGACCCGACGACTCGCCGATCGACGTGCTCGGAGCGGTCCTGCCGGAGCAGCCTGCCGGCCCTCCGCCCCGTCGGCGCCGCGTCGGTGCGATCATCGGGGGCGCGCTCGCCGTCGTCCTGGTCGGCGCGGGCGGCGCCTACTCCGCGACCGCGGCGAGCGCCGAGCTGCCCGTCGCGACCGCCCTCGTGGCGCAGACGCCCGGGGCGACGACGGAGGCTCCGGTGCTCGCCTGGCCGGCGTACGGCTCCGGGGCGATCGGAGCAGTCGGATTCGACGACGCCGAGCAGGACGGCGTGCTCGCGAGCTACGGCTCGACCGAGCCCGTGCCCACCGGGAGCATCGCGAAGGTCGTGACGGCGCTGGTGATCCTCGCCGCGCGGCCGATCGCCGACGGGACCGACGGCGCGGACATCACCTTCACCAGTGCCGACGTCGGCCACTACACCGACTCGCTGGCCGAGAACGGCTCCGTCGCGCCCGTCTCCGCGGGCCTCGAGCTGACGCAGCGCGAGGCGCTGACGGTGCTGATGCTGCCGTCCGCGAACAACTACTCGAAGTCCCTCGCGATCTGGGCCTTCGGCTCGGAGGAGGCGTACCTCGCCGCCGCGCGCACCTGGCTCGACCAGCAGGGGCTGACGCGCACGGTCGTCACCGACACGAGCGGGCTCTCGCCCGACACCGTGAGCACCACCTCCGACATGGTGCGCCTGGGCGAGCTGCTCGTCGCTGATCCGGTGCTGGCGCCGATCGTCGCCCTGCCCCGCGCGGACGTCCCCGGGGTGGGCGTGGTGCAGAACACCAACACGCTCCTCGGGCGCGGGGGAGTGGACGGGATCAAGACGGGGACGACGGACGAGGCGGGATCGTGCCTCCTGTTCTCGGTGGACACCGTCGTCGAGGGCGAGCCGGTGACGCTCGTCGGCGTCGTCGTGGGCGCGCGGACGCATCCGCAGCTCGCCTCGGACATCCTGACCCTGCTGCCGAGCGTCGAGGCGGGGTTCCGCACGGTACCGCTGACGACCGAGGGGCAGGACTTCGGCTCGTACACGAGCCTCTGGGGCGAGTCGGCCGTGGCCGAGACCCCCGAGGCGCGGTCGGTGCTGACCTGGGGAGCGGTCACGACCTCGACGACGGTCGAGCTCGATCCGCTCGAGACGGTGGCCGACGGAGCGGGCGTCGGGACCGCGACCGTGAGCGTCAACGGCACGCCCTACGAGCTGCCCCTCGTCGCGGACGGATCGATCGAGGATCCGGGGTTCGGCTGGCGCGCCTCGCACCCGGCGGAGCTGCTCGGCTAG
- a CDS encoding TrmH family RNA methyltransferase encodes MPIVHIADLDHPLLADYHRLTDVALRRVLEPEGGLYIAESAKVIGRALDAGHRPRSVLVQEKRLGDAADVLERFPEVPVFVAPDETIEELTGFHLHRGALASMHRPVLPTVTELLADARLVVILEDLVDHTNVGAVFRAAAGMGADAVLVTPRCADPLYRRSVRVSMGTVLQVPWTRTPEWGPARDELLASGFSIAALALAPDAVPLDVYAARRPERVAIVLGAEGDGLSRAALDAADTVVTIPMLHGVDSLNVASAGAVALWALTRAAAPSEDRADTAPTMTG; translated from the coding sequence ATGCCGATCGTGCACATCGCGGACCTCGACCACCCCCTCCTCGCCGACTACCACCGGCTGACGGACGTCGCCCTGCGGCGGGTGCTGGAGCCGGAGGGCGGGCTCTACATCGCGGAGTCGGCCAAGGTGATCGGCCGGGCCCTGGACGCCGGGCACCGCCCGCGCTCGGTCCTGGTGCAGGAGAAGCGGCTCGGGGACGCGGCGGACGTGCTCGAGCGCTTCCCCGAGGTCCCGGTGTTCGTGGCGCCCGACGAGACCATCGAGGAGCTGACCGGGTTCCACCTGCACCGCGGGGCGCTGGCCTCGATGCACCGGCCCGTGCTGCCCACCGTGACGGAGCTGCTCGCGGACGCCCGCCTCGTCGTGATCCTCGAGGACCTCGTCGACCACACGAACGTCGGCGCGGTGTTCCGCGCGGCCGCCGGGATGGGGGCGGACGCCGTCCTCGTGACGCCGCGGTGCGCGGATCCGCTCTACCGCCGCAGCGTGCGGGTCAGCATGGGCACGGTGCTGCAGGTGCCGTGGACCAGGACGCCGGAGTGGGGGCCGGCGCGGGACGAGCTGCTCGCCTCCGGGTTCTCGATCGCGGCACTCGCTCTGGCGCCGGACGCGGTGCCGCTGGACGTCTACGCCGCCCGGCGCCCCGAGCGCGTGGCGATCGTGCTCGGAGCAGAAGGGGACGGGTTGAGCCGGGCCGCTCTCGACGCGGCGGACACCGTGGTCACGATCCCGATGCTGCACGGGGTCGACTCGCTGAACGTGGCGTCCGCCGGAGCGGTGGCGCTCTGGGCGCTGACGCGCGCGGCCGCACCCTCCGAGGATCGGGCGGACACCGCGCCTACGATGACGGGGTGA
- a CDS encoding Sir2 family NAD-dependent protein deacetylase has protein sequence MESSPTPVEDGTRADAIEQAVELLTGRRIAAVTGAGVSTDSGIPDYRGAGAPVRTPMTYSQFVADPDYRKRYWAGSQIGWRRFTSTLPNDGHRALARLEERGVLTGVVTQNVDGLHVRAGSRRVVDLHGSADRVRCMTCGQYFARDAVADRIAEANPWLDDPDVSSLNPDGDAEVHDVSAMTVPDCTVCGGILKPDIVFFGEFIPTERFQEARAIVAGADALLVAGSSLVVNSGIRFLEIARRGKMPIVIVNRGTTKGDGRAAIKIDGGTSEVLRILADRLPAR, from the coding sequence ATGGAGTCGAGTCCGACACCGGTCGAGGACGGCACCCGTGCCGACGCGATCGAGCAGGCCGTCGAACTCCTCACCGGGCGGCGCATCGCCGCCGTCACCGGCGCGGGCGTCAGCACCGACTCCGGCATCCCGGACTACCGCGGAGCCGGCGCGCCGGTGCGCACCCCGATGACCTACTCGCAGTTCGTCGCCGACCCCGACTACCGCAAGCGGTACTGGGCCGGCAGCCAGATCGGCTGGCGGCGCTTCACGAGCACGCTCCCCAACGACGGGCACCGCGCCCTGGCCCGACTCGAGGAGCGGGGCGTCCTGACCGGAGTCGTCACCCAGAACGTCGACGGGCTGCACGTCCGCGCCGGATCCCGCCGAGTCGTCGACCTGCACGGCTCCGCCGACCGCGTCCGCTGCATGACCTGCGGGCAGTACTTCGCCCGCGACGCCGTGGCCGACCGGATCGCCGAGGCGAACCCCTGGCTCGACGACCCGGACGTCTCCTCCCTCAACCCCGACGGAGACGCCGAGGTGCACGACGTCTCGGCGATGACCGTGCCCGACTGCACCGTCTGCGGCGGGATCCTCAAGCCCGACATCGTGTTCTTCGGCGAGTTCATCCCCACCGAGCGGTTCCAGGAGGCGCGCGCCATCGTCGCCGGCGCCGACGCCCTCCTCGTGGCCGGCTCCTCCCTCGTCGTCAACTCCGGCATCCGCTTCCTCGAGATCGCCCGCCGCGGCAAGATGCCGATCGTCATCGTCAACCGCGGCACGACCAAGGGCGACGGCCGCGCCGCGATCAAGATCGACGGCGGCACGAGCGAGGTCCTGCGGATCCTCGCCGACCGCCTCCCCGCCCGCTGA